A window of Sphingobacterium kitahiroshimense genomic DNA:
TTTCTTCCATTCAAGATCTTCAATTCTTCCGTCTCCCTGTTTTCTAGAAACTAAACCCGCAGGAAATACCAATAAAGCACTATCAGACGCGTAAGCTTCCTCTATGGCGGCGATCCCACTTTTTCCTTGTCCCCCTAATTTATTTACAGGTATAAATAGCGGCTGAAGATTACCGACATTCATCAATATATCATTGACTAAAAATTTAACATCTTTACGGTACTGTCCAATAGCATGCATAAAAGCAATTCCATCTAATCCACCTAAGGGATGATTTGAAGCAAAAATAACGCTTTCATCAATCGGAATATTAGCCGCACCTTTTAGCTCAACATTAACGCCTAGATCTTTAATTAAAGCATCAACAAAATCCAAACCTTTCAAGTCCGAAAACCGAGTCATAATATCATTGATATCGTCCTCATGTATAGTTCGTTCCAAATACTTTAATAAAAAAGATGGAATCCATTTTATCAACTTGGGACTTTTCTTGCGAATTACTTCTCTAACTTCAATAAATTTCCGACTTGCAACCTCACTCATAAAATTTCAGTACTATGATTTAACTTCATTATATATTCAAAATATAAATCGCACTTTTGTAAAAGTAGATAAAATTTGTACAATCCATTATCAATAATATATAAACTGTGCAAAGTTAAAGTAAAAATTTAATGACCTTTAATGCAAGAAAGCTTTTTTATTAATAAAAAAGGTTTTCTTTAAACATTTTACTAAATTTAAGGTCAATAGTATACAGATAAATTATCCATATGTATATAGCGAACATTCCTCTTTCACAAAACACGACGATAAAGCAATCTGACACAATTGCTTTTGCTTTAGATCGAATGGAAGATTTCCAATTTCATTTGTTGCCTGTTGTTGATGGTGATAATTATTTAGGATTTATTTCTCAAAATGATTTACTGAATGCCCTTGATGATCAAAATACAATTGCTTCTGTTCATTTAAAAACTGACCCAATTTATATCAAGGCAAATCAACATCCATACGATGCGATCCGTTTAATGACAGCTTATAACATAAGTACTTTACCTGTGTTAGATGAAAACAATAAATTTGAAGGAGTATTGACTTCTTTAGAGTTGGTAAAAACGATTTCAGTATTGCAATCACTAAATGATATAGGAGCAATTATTACCTTAGAAATTGGAATACATGATTTTTCTTTATCTAAAATAGCACATCTAGTTGAAGCAGAAAATGCTCAAATTTTAAACTGTTCAACAAAAACAGTCCCTGAAAATGCAACATTGCTTGTGACAATGAAAGTAAATAAGTCAAACATCGCTTCTCTACTATCTTCCTTCGCACGACAAAATTATAAAGTCATTGCATCTTTCAATACACTGCAAGAATTTGATGATTTAGAAGATCGTTACCAACAACTCATGAATTACATCAATATTTAGCAATACGCTAGTTTTTTCTCATCTTTGGCAAAATAATGCAATCATTACTGCTAGAATAAAAAATACTGTACAATATGAGAATAGCAATTTATGGTAGAGAATTTAGTCCTTCAGTTATTCCCCATGTAAAGCATTTACTGGAATATTTAAATGGGAAAAATGTTGAGATTTGGATCTACGACAGCTTTTATACTTTTCTACAAAAACAATTTGACTGTAATAAAACCTTCTCCACTTACAGCTCTAATGAGAATCTGCCAAAAGACACAGATTTTATGTTAAGCCTGGGTGGTGATGGAACTATGTTATCAGCAGTATCACTAATCCATAATTCCGGAATCCCTATTGCAGGCATAAATTTCGGAAGATTAGGTTTCTTAGCATCCATAAATAAAACAGATTTTGAACCTTCAATTGATCAAATTCTAGCTAAAAACTATAAAATACAAAAAAGAGCATTACTAGCCGTAGAATCGCCTGACAGAGAATTATTTGGCGGAAACAGTAATTATGCCTTGAATGATATTACCGTTTTTAGATATGATAGTTCTGCAATGATCACAGTAAATGCGTACTTAAATGGCGAACTTTTAAACTCCTATTGGGCCGATGGTCTAATTATCGCGACACCAACAGGATCTACGGCATATTCATTAAGTTGCGGAGGACCTATCATTATGCCTGGAAGTGGCAATTTCGTAATTACCCCAATTTCACCACACAATTTAAATGTTCGTCCAGTAGTTATATCATCTGAATTTGAATTAGCATTAGAAATTGAAAGTCGTTCCGAAAAATATATATTGAGCTGCGATTCTAAAAATGAAACAATAGAAAGTAATGTCAAACTAAAAATAACTAAAGCGCCATTCTATATTAATTTAATCAGATTAGAAGGTGAAAGCTATTTTGAAACACTCCGGGAGAAACTACTTTGGGGCTTAGATGTAAGAAATTATTAGCGTTAACATGAATTTGTAATCCGCTATTCGTCAAAAAGATTTATATTTACCGCACGATATTTTAAAGAATCTGGTTAATATAAGTTATCCTTATGCAGCAATACTTAAAAATTAATGAAGAAAAAATTGCTTAATGGCAAGCGCAATTTCTTGAGGATATTAGGAAATTACATTTTTCAAATGAAAATCACACCTGATACAAGGAAATCTGACGTAGCACTTCACACTAATTTAATAATTTAATTGCAGTGGTAGTTTGTATACAACGAAATTAAAATAAGTATACACGATTGAAATTAAAACAGGCATCAGGCCAATTTCAACAACTATCTTACGAAAAAACGATACACTTGTAGCATATATTTAGAAATAAATGTTTTTACCAATCGTGAGATAGGCAGAAGTAAAGAAATAGAAAATGAGCATAATAGATCATATTGACAAAAACAATCTTCCTCAACATATTGCTATTATTATGGACGGCAATGGAAGATGGGCAAAAGAAAAAGGAAAATTACGGATTTTTGGTCATCAAAGCGGAGTAAAAGCTGTAAGAGAGGCACTAGAAGCAACTTTACAGGTTGGCGTAAAACACCTTACTTTGTATGCTTTTTCAACAGAAAACTGGAATAGACCCAAACTAGAAGTAATAGCGTTAATGGAGTTGCTGGTATCTTCGTTAAAAAAAGAAGTGAAAACTTTCCAAAAAAACGGTGTTCGTTTAAATGCAATTGGAGATCTATCTAAGCTCCCTAAAAATTGTCAAGAAAAATTGCAGGAAACAATGAATTTAACTGCCGGCAATGATAAATGTATACTAACATTAGCATTAAGTTATAGTTCGCAGGAGGAAATCGTCCAAGCAACAAAAAAAATAGCAGAAAAAGTTGTTAAAGGAGATCTGAAAATTGAGAATATAACAACCGAGGTATTTCAGGAAAATCTCTACACTTCAAACTTACCAAACCCAGATTTATTAATCCGAACAAGCGGAGAATATCGAATTAGTAATTTTCTTTTATGGCAGATTGCTTATGCTGAATTCTGTTTCCTAGATAAGATGTGGCCTGAATTTGAACAAGAAGACCTTTTTAAGGCAATTCTTGACTATCAAAAGCGAGAAAGAAGATTTGGAAAAACAAGTGAACAGATCTAATCTTTATTAGTAACTTTGCTGACTGATTTTAAACCTTCATATCTGCTGGTTCTTAAATTTTTCTTAATTAACAAAAATTAACAACTGATTGGTGTACTTTAGCATCAATAAAAATTTATAAATGAAGCGCATACTATTTGTTATATTATTTTTAGCATGTACCCAACCACAATTCGCACAAGCTCAAGTGAATGGAACTGCTATAAACCTGAATGACCCCGACCAGATAAGTTATTTATCCCCTAAAGACTATATTATTGGTGGTGTTACTGTTTCGGGAACGCAGCATCTTGACAACAATGTATTAATTACCATCTCCAAACTTGTCGTTGGCCAATATATTGAAGTTCCTAGTGAGGCCACATCAAATGTCGTGAAAGTGATGATGGCACAAGGACTTTTTGATGATGTCCAATTATGGGCTGAAAAAATAGAAGGTGAAACTATTTTTCTAAACATTCGTGTTAACGAAAGACCTCGATTAACCCGTATAGACATTAACGGTTTAAGTAAAAGTCAAACAGAGGAAGTTCGTAAAAGATTAAAAGATAACGCAGGTAAAGTTGTCAATGAAAACTTGATCAATACAACACGCAATACAATTCAACGTTTTTTAAGAGAGAAAGCTTATTTATATCCAGAAATTAAGATTAGTACTATTAAAGATACTACTCAAGCTAATAATGAGATATTAATTGCTGATGTTGACCGTAAAAATAAAGTTCGTGTTAAAAAGATAACATTTACCGGAAATAAGGAATTCACACAAAAACAGCTTCGTAAGAACTTAAAAGGGGTTAAGCAAAAAGCTTGGTTCCGTATTTTTGGACCTGGAAAATTCAAAGAAGAAAAATATAAAGAAGCAAAAGAAACCTTAGTTGCGAAAATGCAAAACAAAGGTTTCCGCGATGCCGAAATTATCCAAGATTCCGTAATTAAAGTTGATGATAAAAATGTCTTAGTCAATATCGATGTGTATGAAGGCCCTAAATATTATGTTGGTAATATTAAATGGTCAGGAAACGCAAAATATACAGACACAGTTTTAAATAGAATTTTAGGAATCCGTAAAGGTGATATTTTTAGTGAAGAAAAATTAACGACTAAATTGATGGGTGGAGGAAGAAATAGTGATGATATTTCTTCTCTGTATATGAATGATGGTTATTTGACATTCTCAATTGATCCTGAACAAACGCGTATTTATAACGATACAATTGATTTAAATTTACGCGTATATGAAGGTGCACAGTTCACCATCAACAATATTATAGTAAAAGGAAATGACGTGACCAATGATCGCGTAGTATTAAGATCTATTCGTACAAAACCAGGTCAAAAATTTTCAAAAGAAGCTATCATGACTTCTGTTCGTGAAATTGCACAGTTGGGTAATTTTGACGAACAGAAAACAAATCCAGTTCCAGAAAATATTAACCATGCTGAAGGAACCGTAGATATCGTTTATAACGTTACAGAAAAACCTTCCGATCAAGTTGAACTATCAGGCGGTTACGGTGCTGGACAAATTATCGGTACCTTAGGTTTAACGTTCAATAACTTCTCGACAAGTAACTTCTTTGATAAGAGCTCTTGGAAACCACTACCACGCGGTGATGGACAAAAATTGAGTGTTCGTGGACAAACTTCAGGTAAACGTTACCAATCTTATAGTTTCTCATTCTCAGAACCTTGGTTAGGCGGTAAAAAACCAATTTATTTTGGTCTTAGCGCATATACATCAAGCTCTTCTTACGGAGGTTTTAACTACTATACAGGAGAGCAGATGGTAAAAGATTCAGATCTTAACCGTATCTGGATGACTGGTGTTACCGCAACATTAGGTAAGCGTGTACAATGGCCAGACAACTGGTTCCAGGTAAATACTTCCCTTTCGTTCCAACGTTACAAATTACAGAACTATTCAAACTATTTCTTGTTTGACAACGGTACTGCTTACAACATTAACTTAACACAGGAAATCAGCCGTAATACGATTGATGCACCGATTTACCCTACTTCAGGGTCTAATCTAAAGTTTTCAGTACAACTTACGCCTCCATATTCATTGTTTAACAAAATTAACTACGAAACATCTGCACCGGAAGTTAAATACAAATGGACTGAATACCACAAATGGAAATTTGATTCACAATGGTATGCAAAGATTGCTGGTAAATTGGTGTTCAAAGCACAGGCACAGTTCGGTTTCTTAGGTAGCTACTCCAACAAAACAGGAATCTCTACATTTGAGCGCTTCAAACTAGGTGGTGACGGTATGCAAGGATTTGATTTCCTACAGGGATCTGAAATCATCGCGATGCGTGGCTATGCAAATGGTTCCATTATTCCAGAAGGAACACAAAACGTTAATATCGCTATGCGTTCAGGTAGTCCAATTTACACCAAGTACCAAATGGAATTGAGACATCCTGTCATGTTAAATGAACAAGCAACAGTCTTTGTATTAGCTTTTGCTGAAGCTGGTAATACTTGGAACAAATTCTCTGAATACAATCCATTTAAAGTAAGACGCGCAGCGGGTGTTGGTGCACGTATCTTCTTACCTATATTTGGTATGTTAGGTATCGATTACGGTCACGCATTTGATCCGATCCCAGGTTTACAAAGTAGCCAGTGGAAACAAAATTTCACATTCAGTATCATGCAAAATATGGGCGGGTTTTAATCGCTGGATTTATCCAACCCTCAGGTACTATCAAAATAAAAAGAAAGGCTTTCACCATTGTGAAAGCCTTTCTTTTTACCACCAATTCCTAAAAGGGTTGAGAAGTTTGTTTTAAACACTAAGTTTTCAATTATTCTAAAAACGCGTTTCATCTCCTATGCCAAAAGTATAAAATACCATACTCACATCCAGCAACTCGATTATAACCCCCTCGAAAAAGCACCTATAAAAAACGATTATAAGTGATACTACTAATTTAACGGAACAAATAAAAAACACGCATTAAATGCTACATATCATTGATAATATTTCAATAAAAGTTCCAACAAAAAAAAATGATAATTCATCAAATCATCATTAATCACTAGAATCTATACTACTCATAACATGAAGGAAAAAGGGCAAACAAGTTAAATAGTGTTAAACCCGAAAAATATCGCATAGATTGCTTCTTTTTTATTATTTTTGGGCAGTAAGTTTACTGGAGATGATTTTCCCAAATTAAACTATTGGGTTTATCCATGGTCTTAAAGTAAATTAGTGTTAAATAATATATTATAGTCTATAAAACTTTCAGAGAATATGAAAAAAATAGTTTTAGTAATAGCATTTGTCGTAGTTACCATATCAGCTACTTTTGCACAAAATTTTGCCTATGTTAATTCAGAATATATTTTAAAGCATATCCCTGAATATACAGCCGCACAAAAACAGTTAGATGATCTTTCTCAAAAATGGCAACAAGAGGTAGATCAACAATATGCTGAAATAGAAAAAATGTATAAAGCTTATCAGAATGATCAAGTTTTACTAAATGAAGATATGCGCAGACGTCGCGAAGATGAAATCGTGAAAAAAGAAAAAGAAGTAAAAGATTATCAAAAACAAAAATTTGGTTTTGAAGGCGAGTTATTTAAACAACGTCAGCAACTGGTTCAACCTATACAACAACGCGTGTCCAAAGCAATTCAAGATATAGCACAAGCGCAAGGATTCGATCTTGTATTGGATAGAGGTCAAGAAGTAACATTCCTATATGCAAATCCAAAATTGGATAAAAGTAATGACGTCATTATTAAATTAGGATTAAAACCTAATTCAGCACTTGCAAACTAAATATTAGTTTATTAATATTGCGAGAACAAATACCAGTAGTAGTAAGTATTAAATTAGAAACACAAAAATTTGTCTCATTATAATTTGAAGAGACGATTTAAGATTAAAATGAAAAGAATGAGAAATTTATTTAAAGGTGCTATTGCATTTGTAGCAGTTATTTTCGCTACTCAGTTAGCTCAGGCACAACAAAAAATTGGTCACGTTAATTTAGCTGAAGTAATTCAGGCAACACCAGAATTCAAAACAGCGGAAGGCCAATTGAAAACTTTAAGCGACGGAAAAACGAAAGAGCTTCAAGATATGTATGCGATGTATCAAACGAAACAAAAAGAAGCAAATGATAAAGCACGTAACAGAAGCGAAGCAAACAAAGAGACTGTTGATGTTGAATTACAAAAATTAGGTACTGAACTACGCGATATTGAAACTCGTATCAACGAAAACCAACGTGTTGCTCAAGAAGAATTAAACAAAAAAGAAGAAGAGTTGATTTCTCCTATTCATAGAAAAGTATCAGATGCACTTACTGCTGTATCTAAAGAAAAAGGATTTGCTTATGTTTTTGATATCTCAAGCACAAACATTCCTTATTTCCAAGGCGGAGATGATTTAACACCTGCTTTAAAAACAAAATTAGGTATTTCTGCAACAGCTGCTCCTGCAACTCCAGCAAAAAAATAATTAATTAAATCCTGAAATAAATTCAGGTTATAAAAAAACAGCAGTCCCTTCAAGGTCTGCTGTTTTTTTTATGACCTTACCTTACCTTACCTTACCTTACCTTACCTTACCTTACCTTACCTTACCTTACCTTACCTTACCTTACCTTACCTTACCTTACCTTACCTTACCTTACCTTACCTTACCTTACCTTACCTTACCTTACCTTACCTTACCTTACCTTACCTTACCTTACCTTACCTTACCTTACCTTACCTTACCTTACCTTACCTTTTGTAGCTAATAAGCAATAGTAAACCGAAAATAGTAAATACCATCATAAAGATTCCATAACACAATATATCTGTCGTCAGAATTGAATACAGACCTCAACCCTACCTCTAAACCAAAATGCCAAACTTATTTATTCAAAAAAGTCATTAATTTTTAAAAATTCTAAATAATATATTATGCATGCATAATATATTATTTATATTATATTTGTGTATACAGTGATAAAAAGATATGATTAACCAACTTATATTTACATTATGCTTTGTTAGCGCAATTATTCTGTTTGCAAAAAATGCTAGGCAGATTTATAAAAATATAAAAATAGGAAGAGCGCTTAATCGAAATGACAAACCTGCCGAACGTTTTAAAACCATGCTTTTGGTTGCATTTGGTCAAAAAAAAATGTTTAAGCGGATTATTCCCGCAATACTTCACCTTTTCGTTTATATCGGTTTTTGTATTATCAATATAGAGATGATTGAGATCGTAGTAGACGGCATATTTGGTACCCATCGTTTTTTATCATTTTTAGGAGGATTTTATAATTTCTTGATTGCCTCATTCGAATGGTTAGCTTTTGGTGTTCTGTTGGGCTGTATCATTTTCTTTATTCGCAGAAATGTCCTTCACTTAAAGCGCCTCAATAGCCCAGAATTAAAGAATTGGCCAAAAACAGATGCAAACCTTATTCTGATTACAGAAATTCTGTTAATGACAGCGTTTTTATTAATGAATGCCGCAGATCAAAAATTACAGCTCTATGGCGAATCACATTATATTATTGCCGGCTCATTTCCAATCAGTCAGTATATAATTTCATTCCTACCTTCCGATCCATCTGCTCTAATATTGATTGAGCGTATCTGCTGGTGGTTCCACATTCTAGGAGTATTAGCTTTTCTTAATTATTTACCCTATTCAAAACACCTGCACATTTTGCTGGCATTCCCGAACACCTATTTTTCGAATTTAAAGCCCAAGGGAGAGTTAACGAATATGGAAAGTGTAACCAATGAGGTAAAAGCGATGTTAGATCCAACCTTCACCCCTCCTGTATCAGATCAACCTATTCGTTTTGGTGCAAAAGATGTTCAGGATTTAACATGGAAAAACTTACTGGATGCTTACACCTGTACAGAATGCGGACGATGCACATCCTCTTGTCCCGCAAATATAACAGGCAAATTGCTATCTCCAAGAAAAATCATGATGGACACACGGGATCGTCTAGATGAAGTCGGAAAAAATATAAAAGCAAATGGAAGCTTTGTAGATGATCAAAAATCTTTATTAGACACTTATATAACTCGTGAAGAATTATGGGCCTGCACAAGCTGTAACGCATGTGTAGAGCAATGTCCAGTGAATATCAATCCCCTTGAAATAATTATTGAATTGAGAAGGTTCTCTGTGATGGAAGAATCACAAGCACCTGCAAGCATTAATACAATGTTTGGAAATGTAGAAAATAACGGTGCACCTTGGAAATATTCACAAATGGATCGGGCAAACTGGACTTCTCAACAATAATGCTTTTTATAAAACGATAAAGATGGAAAAAGAATTACACGTCCCAACGATGGCCGAGTTAGTGGCTAAAGGTGAAACAGCAGATATTCTATTTTGGGTAGGTTGTGCCGGAAGTTTTGATGAAAGGGCTCAAAAGATAACCCGAGATATTTGCCGTATTCTACAGCATGTCGGAATCAAATACGCGATATTGGGAACAGAAGAAAGTTGTACCGGTGATCCAGCAAAACGTGCTGGCAATGAATTTCTATTTCAAATGCAGGCCATGATGAATATTCAGGTATTAGATGGCTATGAAGTAAAAAAAATAGTAACAGCATGCCCCCATTGTTTTAACACCCTTAAAAACGAGTATCCTGCACTTGGGGGGAACTACGAACTGATTCATCACACGCAATTGATTCAAAGTCTAATTGATGAAGGAAAACTGAAACCTGCAGACGGTCATATTTTTCAAGGTAAAAAGATCACTTACCATGATCCCTGCTACTTAGGTCGCGCCAATGAAGTTTACGAAGCGCCCAGAAAAGTACTGGAAAGTCTAGATGCACAATTAATCGAATTAAAAAGATGTAAAAGCAATGGACTATGCTGTGGAGCTGGTGGCGGGCAAATGTTTAAAGAACCTGAGAAAGGCACAAAAGACGTCAATATAGAACGCATAGAGGAAATAATCGACAGCCAAGCTACGATTGTTGCCGCCGCCTGTCCATTCTGCATGACTATGCTTAAAGATGGAGTAAAAATTAAAGACAAAGAAACGGAAATAGAAGTATTAGATATCGCCGAAATAACGGTACGAGCTAATCGAATATAAAAAAAGGTCTGGAAAAATATCCAGACCTTTTTTTATCATCAATATGATGTACCCAGAAGCAGATTCGAACTGCCACACCCATACAGGCGCCACCCCCTCAAGATGGTGCGTCTACCAATTTCGCCACCTGGGCCTAATTTCAAAATGGTATCGCAAATTTAAACGTTTTTTTAAATTCTACAAGTATTTTTTACCTGTATATTCATTTTTATTTTCACCTCTTATTTTAGCAAATTCTTTTTTATCAAAGTATGGATAACCCCATCAACTAATCCTACGCGAGGTACCATAATCTGCTTCAAGTGTCCATACTTCATGATAGTCATGAAAATTTCTGTCGCTGGAATAATGACGTCGGCACGATCATCATTTAATCCCAATAAAGTAATGCGTTCTTTTAAAGAATATGAAGTTAGATAATGATAAAGAGCCTTCAATTTTGCATAAGAAATAGGCTTATCACCTTTTTCATTTGCCAAGCGAGAAAGCTTATTGATATTACCACCCGTTCCTATACCGTACACCTGCTTATACATTTTTGTATTAGTCGTTACCCATTCCTTAAGGTCATCCCAGGTCTCCTGTTCATCTTTGTTATCCAAAATACGGATTGTTCCTAAATTAAAAGATTTGGAATTCACCAATTTGGCATTTGCAAACAACGATAATTCAGTACTTCCACCGCCAACATCGATATACAAATAAACTTTATCCATATCCATCTTAGCTTCCAGATGGCTATTGTAAATTATCTCAGCTTCTTTGGTTCCATCAATAATAGCGATATCAATACCAATTTCACTTACCCTTTTCACAACCTCAGGACCGTTGGTTACATCACGCATCGCCGATGTAGCACATGCCATATAATCTTCAACATTATACACATCCATCAATTCACGAAATGCACGCATAGTCTTTACTAAATTATCCGCTTTTTTAGGCGATAATTTTTGATGGATGAAAGCGTCATCACCAAGACGCAACGGCACCCTTAGTAGGGTATTCTTTTTAAAAGAAAAACCTTCTTTTTCTTGAACAATATCAGCAATTAAAAGTCTAACCGCATTGGAGCCGATATCTATCGCAGCATACCTCACATTAATACATTTAAAGTAAATAAAAATGAAATTGATTTCTTACTGAGAATGGATAAAATACTCCTTCACAATAAGCCTTCTTTAATTGTTTCGAAAATATAAATAATAAATGAAGACGAAGTGAAATTAGTGTTAAATAATTATGAACAAGATAATAATTTAACACTAAGTCGGTTA
This region includes:
- a CDS encoding 1-acyl-sn-glycerol-3-phosphate acyltransferase, yielding MSEVASRKFIEVREVIRKKSPKLIKWIPSFLLKYLERTIHEDDINDIMTRFSDLKGLDFVDALIKDLGVNVELKGAANIPIDESVIFASNHPLGGLDGIAFMHAIGQYRKDVKFLVNDILMNVGNLQPLFIPVNKLGGQGKSGIAAIEEAYASDSALLVFPAGLVSRKQGDGRIEDLEWKKSFINKAKKYKKDIVPVYIEGKNSNFFYNFARLRQKIGLKANLEMLYLPDEMFSQRNQTVTIVIGKKISYTHFDQSKGEKKWAEEVKRLVYGMSQEK
- a CDS encoding CBS domain-containing protein; this encodes MYIANIPLSQNTTIKQSDTIAFALDRMEDFQFHLLPVVDGDNYLGFISQNDLLNALDDQNTIASVHLKTDPIYIKANQHPYDAIRLMTAYNISTLPVLDENNKFEGVLTSLELVKTISVLQSLNDIGAIITLEIGIHDFSLSKIAHLVEAENAQILNCSTKTVPENATLLVTMKVNKSNIASLLSSFARQNYKVIASFNTLQEFDDLEDRYQQLMNYINI
- a CDS encoding NAD kinase, with product MRIAIYGREFSPSVIPHVKHLLEYLNGKNVEIWIYDSFYTFLQKQFDCNKTFSTYSSNENLPKDTDFMLSLGGDGTMLSAVSLIHNSGIPIAGINFGRLGFLASINKTDFEPSIDQILAKNYKIQKRALLAVESPDRELFGGNSNYALNDITVFRYDSSAMITVNAYLNGELLNSYWADGLIIATPTGSTAYSLSCGGPIIMPGSGNFVITPISPHNLNVRPVVISSEFELALEIESRSEKYILSCDSKNETIESNVKLKITKAPFYINLIRLEGESYFETLREKLLWGLDVRNY
- a CDS encoding isoprenyl transferase is translated as MSIIDHIDKNNLPQHIAIIMDGNGRWAKEKGKLRIFGHQSGVKAVREALEATLQVGVKHLTLYAFSTENWNRPKLEVIALMELLVSSLKKEVKTFQKNGVRLNAIGDLSKLPKNCQEKLQETMNLTAGNDKCILTLALSYSSQEEIVQATKKIAEKVVKGDLKIENITTEVFQENLYTSNLPNPDLLIRTSGEYRISNFLLWQIAYAEFCFLDKMWPEFEQEDLFKAILDYQKRERRFGKTSEQI
- the bamA gene encoding outer membrane protein assembly factor BamA, which translates into the protein MKRILFVILFLACTQPQFAQAQVNGTAINLNDPDQISYLSPKDYIIGGVTVSGTQHLDNNVLITISKLVVGQYIEVPSEATSNVVKVMMAQGLFDDVQLWAEKIEGETIFLNIRVNERPRLTRIDINGLSKSQTEEVRKRLKDNAGKVVNENLINTTRNTIQRFLREKAYLYPEIKISTIKDTTQANNEILIADVDRKNKVRVKKITFTGNKEFTQKQLRKNLKGVKQKAWFRIFGPGKFKEEKYKEAKETLVAKMQNKGFRDAEIIQDSVIKVDDKNVLVNIDVYEGPKYYVGNIKWSGNAKYTDTVLNRILGIRKGDIFSEEKLTTKLMGGGRNSDDISSLYMNDGYLTFSIDPEQTRIYNDTIDLNLRVYEGAQFTINNIIVKGNDVTNDRVVLRSIRTKPGQKFSKEAIMTSVREIAQLGNFDEQKTNPVPENINHAEGTVDIVYNVTEKPSDQVELSGGYGAGQIIGTLGLTFNNFSTSNFFDKSSWKPLPRGDGQKLSVRGQTSGKRYQSYSFSFSEPWLGGKKPIYFGLSAYTSSSSYGGFNYYTGEQMVKDSDLNRIWMTGVTATLGKRVQWPDNWFQVNTSLSFQRYKLQNYSNYFLFDNGTAYNINLTQEISRNTIDAPIYPTSGSNLKFSVQLTPPYSLFNKINYETSAPEVKYKWTEYHKWKFDSQWYAKIAGKLVFKAQAQFGFLGSYSNKTGISTFERFKLGGDGMQGFDFLQGSEIIAMRGYANGSIIPEGTQNVNIAMRSGSPIYTKYQMELRHPVMLNEQATVFVLAFAEAGNTWNKFSEYNPFKVRRAAGVGARIFLPIFGMLGIDYGHAFDPIPGLQSSQWKQNFTFSIMQNMGGF
- a CDS encoding OmpH family outer membrane protein translates to MKKIVLVIAFVVVTISATFAQNFAYVNSEYILKHIPEYTAAQKQLDDLSQKWQQEVDQQYAEIEKMYKAYQNDQVLLNEDMRRRREDEIVKKEKEVKDYQKQKFGFEGELFKQRQQLVQPIQQRVSKAIQDIAQAQGFDLVLDRGQEVTFLYANPKLDKSNDVIIKLGLKPNSALAN
- a CDS encoding OmpH family outer membrane protein, which produces MRNLFKGAIAFVAVIFATQLAQAQQKIGHVNLAEVIQATPEFKTAEGQLKTLSDGKTKELQDMYAMYQTKQKEANDKARNRSEANKETVDVELQKLGTELRDIETRINENQRVAQEELNKKEEELISPIHRKVSDALTAVSKEKGFAYVFDISSTNIPYFQGGDDLTPALKTKLGISATAAPATPAKK
- a CDS encoding (Fe-S)-binding protein; translation: MINQLIFTLCFVSAIILFAKNARQIYKNIKIGRALNRNDKPAERFKTMLLVAFGQKKMFKRIIPAILHLFVYIGFCIINIEMIEIVVDGIFGTHRFLSFLGGFYNFLIASFEWLAFGVLLGCIIFFIRRNVLHLKRLNSPELKNWPKTDANLILITEILLMTAFLLMNAADQKLQLYGESHYIIAGSFPISQYIISFLPSDPSALILIERICWWFHILGVLAFLNYLPYSKHLHILLAFPNTYFSNLKPKGELTNMESVTNEVKAMLDPTFTPPVSDQPIRFGAKDVQDLTWKNLLDAYTCTECGRCTSSCPANITGKLLSPRKIMMDTRDRLDEVGKNIKANGSFVDDQKSLLDTYITREELWACTSCNACVEQCPVNINPLEIIIELRRFSVMEESQAPASINTMFGNVENNGAPWKYSQMDRANWTSQQ
- a CDS encoding (Fe-S)-binding protein codes for the protein MEKELHVPTMAELVAKGETADILFWVGCAGSFDERAQKITRDICRILQHVGIKYAILGTEESCTGDPAKRAGNEFLFQMQAMMNIQVLDGYEVKKIVTACPHCFNTLKNEYPALGGNYELIHHTQLIQSLIDEGKLKPADGHIFQGKKITYHDPCYLGRANEVYEAPRKVLESLDAQLIELKRCKSNGLCCGAGGGQMFKEPEKGTKDVNIERIEEIIDSQATIVAAACPFCMTMLKDGVKIKDKETEIEVLDIAEITVRANRI
- a CDS encoding exopolyphosphatase; the encoded protein is MRYAAIDIGSNAVRLLIADIVQEKEGFSFKKNTLLRVPLRLGDDAFIHQKLSPKKADNLVKTMRAFRELMDVYNVEDYMACATSAMRDVTNGPEVVKRVSEIGIDIAIIDGTKEAEIIYNSHLEAKMDMDKVYLYIDVGGGSTELSLFANAKLVNSKSFNLGTIRILDNKDEQETWDDLKEWVTTNTKMYKQVYGIGTGGNINKLSRLANEKGDKPISYAKLKALYHYLTSYSLKERITLLGLNDDRADVIIPATEIFMTIMKYGHLKQIMVPRVGLVDGVIHTLIKKNLLK